The nucleotide window GGAACCAAATATCCGAATACCTACATCATCGTTTGTGGTCACTACGACACGATCACAGGAACAGGAACCAATGACAACGGAAGCGGCGTTTCAGTCATTCTCGAAGTTGCCCGTCTTTTGAAAAACGTCAATACCGAGTATTCCATCAAGTTCATCAATTTCTCTGGCGAAGAGCAAGGTCTGCTGGGTTCCGCACATTATGTTTCAAATGTTGTGAACACCACCAATCCGAAAATGAACATCCGCCTCGTCCTCAACATCGATGAAGTCGGGGGCATCAAAGGACAGACCAACGATACGATCACTTGCGAAAGAGACGAGTCCAGCAATCCTAGCGCCAACAACGCGGCTTCCAATACTTTCACGCAACAATTGATGAATTGCGTCACGCTTTATTCTACTTTGAAGACCAATCTCAGTTACGCTTACGCCTCAGATTATATGCCGTTCCAAGCCAACGGAGAAATTATCACAGGTTTGTTCGAGTACAACGAAACACCTTACGCACACACGGCAAACGATACTTACGCAAATCTAGATCCGGTCTACATCTACAAAATCGCAAAAGCCACAGTCGGCGCGGTCCAACATTTCGCGGTTGCTGGCCAAACTTTGGACACTTGCACGCCAAAAGAGATTGCGATGAGTTTCAGATTCTACCCAAATCCAGCAAAGGATTATCTCCAACTCGAATTCCTGAACAGCAAAACCCAACGTTTCACCTTTACCGTCACAGATTTTGAAGGCAAGACCTTGAGCAAGACAGAAAATCAAACCAGAATCAACATTTCATCACTTCCAAAAGGGATCTACTTGGGAACTTTTAAAGTCGAAGATCAGGTGATCACCAAGAAGATCATTGTAGAATAAAATTACCACCTTTTAAGTTCGAAATGATTTGGGCAATCCCCTCGCCTAGCCTTTGCCACAGCTAGGGTCGCGCTATCCGCTATTATCTTTTTCTGCCCTCACATTCCCCGGGCCATAGAAAAAGGATAACCGCTACTATCGCTATTGCAAGGCCGTTTTGTCGGAAATTTACACGTTCTCTTTTTTAGAACATTTCTACATTGCAATTTTCAGAATAAACAATCATAATAATTTCGTATTACGAAATCAAAAATTTGTATCTTTGCAACTATGCAAAAAATCTTAATCGTAGAGGACGAAAAAGCAATATCCGGCGTTCTACACAGTATTTTATCGGACGAACTTCCTGAATACCAATTCGAAATAGCCGAAGATGGTCTTGAGGGTTTCAAATTTATAGAGAAAGAAGATTTTGCTTTGGTAATTTCTGATATCAAAATGCCAAAAATCTCCGGAACAGAACTTCTGAAACAAACTCTTGCCATCAAGCCAGAGACGACGTTCATCATGATCTCCGGACACGCAGATATTGATACTGCAGTTGGCTGCTTGAGAGAAGGCGCTTATGACTTCATCTCAAAACCAATCGATATCAACAGATTGATCACCAGTGTAAAAAATGCTTTGGACAAAGGCAATCTTCAAAAAGCAAACACCAATCTGAAGCAGGAAAACTCCCAGCTGAAGAAAAAAGTCAATAAAAAATACCAGATGATTGGGCAATCGCCTGCACTTAAGAAGATCCAGGAAATCATCGACAAAGTAGCGGTTTCCGACGCAAGAGTTCTTGTGACCGGACCAAATGGCGCTGGTAAAGAATTGGTAGCTCACGCAATCCACTCCCAAAGTGAAAGATCCAGAGGACCAATGATCGAAGTGAACTGTGCGGCAATCCCATCAGAATTGATCGAAAGTGAATTGTTCGGTCACGTGAAAGGTTCTTTTACAGGCGCGATCAAAGATAAATCCGGAAAATTCGAGCAGGCAACTGGCGGAACTATTTTCTTGGACGAGATCGGTGATATGAGTTTGGTTGCTCAGGCAAAAGTGCTTAGAGCTTTGCAGGAAAGTAAAGTTTCTCCTGTAGGAAGCGACAAAGAGATCAAAGTAGATGTCCGTGTTATCGCTGCAACCAACAAAAATTTAGCTAAAGAAATCGAGCAAGGAAAATTCCGTGAGGATTTGTACCACAGGCTTTCTGTGATCGAGATTAGTGTTCCCTCCCTTAATGACAGAGCGGAAGATATTCCATTGTTGGTAGAGCATTTCACCAATTCAATTGCTTCAGAAAACGGTTCTGCAGCTAAGAAATTCGATGACAAAGCAATCAAATCATTACAGCAATATGACTGGACCGGAAACATCCGTGAGCTTAGAAACGTTGTGGAAAGGTTGATCATCTTAGGTGCTGATCCTGTGACTGCTGACGACGTTGCTAGTTTTGTAAAGAAATAAACTTAATTAAATATTATATTTAACCGCAGTTTATTCTGCGGTTTTTTTTTGGAAAAAAATGAGATTCTATGCGGTAGAATTCTTCATTTAAAAATAAAATAAGATAAACAAATGAAATTTTTAGATAAACAATACACACAGCAAGGGCTGAAACTGGCGCTTCCTGTGATGTTGACACAAGTCGGGCAAGTGTCCGTGAATCTCTTCGACAACATCATCGTGGGGAAACTTTTGGGCGCGCAGGCTTTGGCTTCTGTGTCTTTGGGAAATGCCTTGTTCTTTTCCATTTTCGTTTTGGCATTGGGATTT belongs to Chryseobacterium sp. KACC 21268 and includes:
- a CDS encoding M20/M25/M40 family metallo-hydrolase → MKNLLFSILFAGIFANSQTFNQNYADVSNLVSQTNVNTYLQEFEGLGVKTTGSPANNNAYNWLKNKYLSFGYSESEITRDNFTYSGNSTSNLIVTKTGTKYPNTYIIVCGHYDTITGTGTNDNGSGVSVILEVARLLKNVNTEYSIKFINFSGEEQGLLGSAHYVSNVVNTTNPKMNIRLVLNIDEVGGIKGQTNDTITCERDESSNPSANNAASNTFTQQLMNCVTLYSTLKTNLSYAYASDYMPFQANGEIITGLFEYNETPYAHTANDTYANLDPVYIYKIAKATVGAVQHFAVAGQTLDTCTPKEIAMSFRFYPNPAKDYLQLEFLNSKTQRFTFTVTDFEGKTLSKTENQTRINISSLPKGIYLGTFKVEDQVITKKIIVE
- a CDS encoding sigma-54 dependent transcriptional regulator, which codes for MQKILIVEDEKAISGVLHSILSDELPEYQFEIAEDGLEGFKFIEKEDFALVISDIKMPKISGTELLKQTLAIKPETTFIMISGHADIDTAVGCLREGAYDFISKPIDINRLITSVKNALDKGNLQKANTNLKQENSQLKKKVNKKYQMIGQSPALKKIQEIIDKVAVSDARVLVTGPNGAGKELVAHAIHSQSERSRGPMIEVNCAAIPSELIESELFGHVKGSFTGAIKDKSGKFEQATGGTIFLDEIGDMSLVAQAKVLRALQESKVSPVGSDKEIKVDVRVIAATNKNLAKEIEQGKFREDLYHRLSVIEISVPSLNDRAEDIPLLVEHFTNSIASENGSAAKKFDDKAIKSLQQYDWTGNIRELRNVVERLIILGADPVTADDVASFVKK